Proteins from one Juglans microcarpa x Juglans regia isolate MS1-56 chromosome 1S, Jm3101_v1.0, whole genome shotgun sequence genomic window:
- the LOC121245322 gene encoding LOW QUALITY PROTEIN: CRS2-associated factor 1, mitochondrial (The sequence of the model RefSeq protein was modified relative to this genomic sequence to represent the inferred CDS: inserted 1 base in 1 codon), translating into MSLNHLSRRKLPSPPLCRTLLTGLLSFSTTTTTSSKLHQHYSFKPPPSLSSTPQNPNRIPSANTKKKQKPRYRPPSSLDRTGIKPIKSDLPFDFRYSYTESNPTVRPIGLREPKYSPFGPGRLDREWTGVCAPAMDPKARSVEGADDPKLEEKRRKMRERVQGEPLTGAERRILVEKCQRCNTKTQVNLGRDGLTHNMLNDIHNSWKHAEAVRIKCLGVPTVDMRNVCTQLEDKTFGKIIHRHGSFLVLFRGRNYHPKKRPMIPLMLWRPHEPVYPRLIKTTIDGLSIEETKEMRKRGLAVPALTKLAKNGYYGSLVPMVRDAFLCSELVRIDCQGLERSDYKKIGCKLRDLVPCILVTFEKEQIVVWXGKDYEPVEDGYFLPEREIFDDPVGNLVCSGEDSDSLDGTSSGQQDW; encoded by the exons ATGTCCCTTAACCATCTATCCCGCCGAAAACTACCCTCACCCCCACTCTGCCGCACGCTTCTCACGGGCCTCCTCTCattctccaccaccaccaccacctcctcgaAACTCCACCAACATTACTCCTTCAAACCCCCACCTTCCCTCTCCTCGACCCCCCAAAACCCTAATCGCATTCCCAGCGCGAATACGAAGAAAAAGCAGAAACCCAGGTACCGCCCACCTTCTTCGCTTGATCGAACTGGTATAAAGCCAATAAAATCCGATTTGCCCTTCGATTTCCGGTACAGTTACACGGAGAGCAATCCAACGGTGAGACCCATTGGACTACGGGAGCCCAAGTACTCGCCTTTCGGGCCGGGCCGCCTCGACCGCGAATGGACCGGGGTGTGTGCTCCCGCAATGGACCCCAAGGCGAGGTCCGTGGAAGGAGCGGACGACCCGAAGCtggaggagaagaggaggaagatgagggaGAGGGTTCAGGGAGAACCCCTTACTGGGGCTGAGAGGAGAATTCTCGTGGAGAAGTGTCAGAGGTGCAATACCAAGACGCAAGTCAATCTGG ggaGGGACGGTTTAACCCACAACATGCTGAATGATATCCACAATAGTTGGAAACATGCTGAAGCAGTGAGGATAAAATGTTTAGGTGTTCCAACTGTGGACATGAGAAATGTGTGCACTCAGCTTGAG GACAAAACGTTTGGAAAGATCATCCACAGACACGGTAGTTTTCTTGTATTATTTAGAGGCAGAAATTATCATCCCAAGAAAAGGCCTATGATTCCATTGATGCTGTGGAGACCCCATGAGCCCGTATATCCCAGGCTAATCAAGACTACAATTGATGGCCTAAGCATTGAGGAAACAAAggaaatgagaaagagaggactGGCTGTTCCTGCTTTAACAAAACTTG CAAAGAATGGTTATTATGGTAGTCTGGTACCCATGGTCAGAGATGCTTTCCTCTGCAGTGAGCTGGTTCGCATAGACTGCCAGGGTCTTGAGAGGAGTGATTACAAGAAAATAGGCTGCAAACTCAGG GACTTGGTGCCTTGCATCCTGGTGACGTTTGAGAAGGAGCAGATTGTGGTTT AGGGGAAAGACTACGAGCCTGTAGAAGATGGATACTTCCTTCCTGAACGAGAAATATTTGATGATCCAGTTGGCAATTTGGTTTGTAGCGGAGAGGACAGTGACAGCTTGGATGGCACCAGCAGCGGCCAACAGGACTGGTGA